The Sphaerospermopsis torques-reginae ITEP-024 genome has a window encoding:
- the ctpB gene encoding carboxyl-terminal processing protease CtpB, with amino-acid sequence MNQSAKRHSPLQAALIGGAIATTATISLFGQAWTKCVQAALQDSPKALVDQVWQLVNREYVDGKFNQQDWQAIRQSLLSKEYTSNEQAYVAIRQALQRLGDPYTRFMDPKQFEALTRQTSGEVTGIGIRMEINEKTQRLTVVEPIENSPAQKAGIKTGDEILAINGKPTLKMKVEEASNLIRGQAGTAITLRLSRPGKNQFDVKLTRATIEVPIVNYTLKQDGGRRIGYIRLREFSGHAADQMRKAIRDLNRQNADSFVLDLRGNPGGLLQASIEIARMWLDNGGIVKTVDRVGGSEETKANRTALTNRPLAVLVDGNSASASEILTGALKDNNRAVVVGSQTFGKALVQSVHELRDGSGLAVTIAHYYTPKGTDINKTGITPDIQLDLTEAQERQLAANPKLIGTLNDPQYARAILALSNTKYAQPSIPAQTSQNTQPLSIRAEDLKF; translated from the coding sequence ATGAATCAATCTGCGAAACGTCACTCACCGCTCCAAGCAGCCTTGATTGGTGGAGCGATCGCTACAACTGCTACTATATCTTTATTTGGTCAAGCTTGGACAAAGTGTGTTCAAGCCGCTTTACAAGATAGTCCAAAAGCGTTAGTTGACCAAGTATGGCAACTTGTAAATAGGGAATATGTTGATGGCAAATTTAATCAACAAGATTGGCAAGCAATTAGGCAAAGCCTGTTAAGTAAAGAATATACTTCCAATGAACAAGCTTATGTAGCCATCCGCCAGGCATTGCAAAGATTGGGTGATCCTTACACGCGGTTTATGGATCCCAAGCAATTTGAAGCCCTCACCCGTCAAACATCTGGAGAGGTTACAGGAATTGGCATTCGCATGGAAATCAACGAAAAAACCCAGCGATTGACAGTGGTTGAACCTATAGAAAATTCTCCAGCCCAGAAAGCAGGTATTAAAACAGGGGATGAAATTTTAGCAATTAACGGTAAACCCACTCTCAAGATGAAAGTGGAAGAAGCATCTAATTTGATTCGTGGTCAAGCGGGTACTGCCATCACCTTACGACTGTCAAGACCAGGAAAAAATCAGTTTGATGTCAAGCTGACAAGGGCAACTATCGAAGTTCCCATAGTAAATTATACCCTCAAACAAGATGGTGGCCGTCGCATTGGCTATATTCGGTTAAGGGAGTTTAGCGGCCACGCTGCGGATCAGATGCGAAAAGCGATTCGTGACTTGAATCGTCAAAATGCTGATTCCTTTGTCTTAGACTTACGAGGCAACCCAGGCGGTTTATTACAAGCAAGTATTGAAATAGCGCGGATGTGGCTAGATAATGGTGGCATTGTCAAGACAGTAGATCGTGTGGGAGGTAGTGAAGAAACCAAAGCCAATCGCACAGCCTTGACAAATCGACCCTTAGCTGTACTTGTAGATGGTAATTCCGCTAGTGCTAGTGAAATTCTCACCGGTGCACTCAAGGATAATAACCGGGCGGTAGTTGTAGGTAGTCAAACCTTTGGTAAAGCCTTGGTACAATCAGTCCATGAACTGCGTGACGGTTCTGGGTTAGCTGTCACCATTGCCCACTACTACACCCCCAAAGGTACGGATATTAACAAGACAGGAATTACACCAGATATTCAGCTAGATTTAACGGAAGCACAAGAGCGTCAGTTAGCTGCTAATCCCAAGTTAATTGGAACTTTAAATGATCCACAATATGCTCGTGCTATTCTAGCTCTCTCCAATACAAAATATGCTCAACCTTCCATACCTGCTCAAACTTCTCAAAATACTCAACCTTTGAGTATTCGCGCTGAAGATTTGAAATTTTAG
- a CDS encoding MbnP family protein, with protein MKQQLLLTSTITAGIILVGNFWGVNKTIAQTTNTQEVTINFQARVGQQPFECGKTYTLGKPATKVTAADFRFYVSDVALIDNKGKAVPVNLTQDGKWQYQNVALLDFENKSGGCANGTIETQILAMLQNDAKYRQMFTDAFSNEQDVINLSNLTKALAAFERTLISVNSPYDKYRFGGDANAISPAAKRGEKLFHSEKLECFHCHGGINFTDSVMHEKLAFQEIAFHNTGLYNIDGKFYVFTSHKK; from the coding sequence ATGAAACAGCAACTATTATTGACATCTACCATAACAGCAGGAATTATTCTGGTGGGTAATTTCTGGGGCGTTAACAAAACTATTGCTCAAACAACTAACACCCAAGAAGTAACCATTAATTTTCAAGCCAGAGTCGGTCAACAACCATTTGAATGTGGTAAAACCTATACTTTAGGTAAACCAGCCACAAAAGTTACTGCTGCCGATTTCCGTTTTTATGTATCCGATGTTGCCTTAATTGATAACAAAGGTAAGGCTGTACCTGTGAATTTAACACAGGATGGAAAATGGCAATACCAAAATGTCGCCCTCTTAGACTTTGAAAATAAATCCGGTGGTTGTGCTAACGGTACAATCGAAACACAAATATTAGCAATGTTGCAAAATGATGCGAAATATCGGCAGATGTTTACAGATGCTTTTAGTAATGAGCAAGATGTTATTAACCTCAGTAATTTGACTAAAGCGTTGGCCGCTTTTGAACGCACTTTGATTTCTGTCAATTCTCCCTATGATAAATATCGCTTTGGTGGTGATGCTAATGCAATTTCACCAGCAGCGAAACGGGGTGAAAAATTATTTCATAGCGAAAAGTTAGAATGTTTTCACTGTCATGGTGGGATTAATTTTACAGATTCAGTGATGCACGAAAAATTAGCTTTTCAAGAAATTGCTTTCCACAATACTGGACTGTATAATATTGATGGTAAATTTTACGTCTTTACCTCGCACAAAAAATAA
- a CDS encoding energy-coupling factor ABC transporter substrate-binding protein, with protein sequence MNQFKQGFNNWLLVLAVFALAFAPLILVKNAEFGGADDQAKTAISEIQPEYQPWVQSIFEPPSGEVASLLFSAQAAIGAGVIGYVIGLYKGRSQQQKHEE encoded by the coding sequence ATGAATCAGTTTAAACAAGGGTTTAATAATTGGTTATTAGTCTTAGCTGTTTTTGCTTTAGCATTTGCTCCCCTAATTTTAGTCAAAAATGCTGAATTTGGTGGTGCAGATGACCAAGCAAAAACCGCCATTAGTGAAATTCAACCCGAATATCAACCCTGGGTTCAATCAATATTTGAACCTCCTAGTGGGGAAGTAGCCAGTTTATTATTTTCTGCTCAAGCTGCCATAGGTGCGGGAGTAATTGGTTATGTTATTGGTTTGTACAAGGGACGTTCTCAACAACAAAAACATGAAGAATAA
- a CDS encoding Npun_R1517 family heterocyst differentiation transcriptional regulator, with protein sequence MNSKALPRQINNLEVGVYECEIHLKFRLIEEKSLLGDREQLLQVLLDALTEGSDDFLETLQASVKAQEVSEFKASPQMRRQLMRLRNFVDNSQ encoded by the coding sequence ATGAACTCTAAAGCATTACCACGTCAAATCAATAATCTCGAAGTAGGTGTTTATGAGTGCGAAATACATCTCAAGTTCCGTTTGATTGAGGAAAAGAGTCTGTTGGGCGATCGTGAACAACTTTTGCAGGTGCTACTAGACGCACTCACTGAGGGATCTGATGACTTTTTGGAAACACTACAAGCGTCTGTAAAGGCGCAGGAGGTTTCTGAGTTCAAAGCCTCACCTCAAATGAGACGACAACTGATGCGCTTAAGAAACTTTGTTGATAACAGCCAATAG
- a CDS encoding energy-coupling factor ABC transporter permease yields MSIKKRGWMSLTLMAVISFYLVVGFPKPAYAMHIMEGFLPVQWAVFWWVVALPFFIFGLRNLTRITQANPELKLLLGLAGAFTFVLSALKIPSVTGSCSHPTGTGLGAVLFGPLTMTVLGSLVLLFQTLLLAHGGLTTLGANAFSMAIAGPFAAYWIYHLIIRFGGKQRIAIFLSAAIANLLTYIITSIQLALAFPAPVGGFIASFTKFAGIFAITQIPLAISEGLLTVLVWNWLQSYNPQELELLKLIKLGTQSNESV; encoded by the coding sequence ATGTCTATAAAAAAACGGGGTTGGATGAGTCTAACCCTGATGGCAGTTATTAGTTTTTATTTAGTAGTTGGTTTCCCTAAACCTGCCTATGCAATGCACATTATGGAAGGTTTTTTACCAGTGCAATGGGCGGTTTTTTGGTGGGTGGTAGCATTACCATTTTTTATTTTCGGTTTGCGAAATTTGACTCGCATTACTCAAGCTAACCCAGAATTAAAATTATTGTTAGGGTTAGCTGGTGCTTTTACTTTTGTGTTGTCAGCGTTAAAAATTCCTTCTGTGACAGGTAGTTGTTCTCACCCCACAGGTACAGGGTTAGGTGCGGTGCTGTTTGGACCTTTGACGATGACAGTTTTGGGTAGCTTGGTACTATTATTTCAAACTTTGTTATTGGCACATGGTGGTTTAACAACTCTGGGAGCAAATGCTTTTTCAATGGCGATCGCTGGACCGTTTGCCGCTTACTGGATCTATCATCTCATTATTCGGTTTGGTGGTAAACAAAGAATTGCCATATTTTTATCAGCAGCGATCGCAAATTTACTCACCTACATTATCACTTCTATTCAATTGGCTTTAGCTTTTCCTGCACCCGTTGGTGGGTTTATCGCTTCATTTACCAAGTTCGCTGGTATCTTTGCTATTACTCAAATTCCTTTAGCTATTAGTGAAGGACTACTCACCGTGTTGGTATGGAATTGGTTACAATCCTATAATCCTCAAGAATTAGAATTGCTAAAATTAATCAAACTGGGAACTCAAAGTAATGAATCAGTTTAA
- a CDS encoding NAD(P)H-quinone oxidoreductase subunit M, which translates to MDNPMLLKSTTRHIRIFAAEIDKDELVPSNHVLTLDVDPDNEFNWNEDTLQKVYRKFDELVEASSGVDLTDYNLRRIGSDLEHFLRSLLQKGEISYNLSSRVTNYSMGLPQVAANANQ; encoded by the coding sequence ATGGATAACCCGATGCTGCTCAAGTCCACAACCCGTCATATTCGCATTTTTGCTGCGGAAATAGACAAAGATGAATTAGTTCCTAGCAATCACGTCTTGACCTTAGATGTTGACCCAGACAACGAATTTAACTGGAATGAAGACACACTACAAAAAGTTTATCGCAAGTTCGATGAACTAGTAGAAGCTTCCAGTGGTGTAGACCTAACAGATTATAACTTACGTCGGATTGGGTCAGACCTAGAGCATTTTCTGCGATCGCTCCTACAAAAAGGTGAAATTAGCTACAATCTCTCTAGTCGCGTTACTAACTACAGCATGGGACTACCCCAGGTTGCAGCTAACGCCAATCAATAA
- a CDS encoding response regulator transcription factor translates to MSAQLLLVDDELGLREAVKEYLQESGFSVQVASNAREGWELMQQNTPDLVISDIMMPQVDGYQFLKQLRDDPRFQALPVVFLTAKGMTGDRIQGYQAGVDAYLPKPFDPDELIAIVENLLTRRTAQAPAIGEDSENMDIAKLAHEISKIKDLLSPRTAISQTPPPFKIDLTPREQSVLNLVAQGLMNKEIARRLETSVRNVEKYVSRLFSKTGTNSRTELVRFALEHGLAQ, encoded by the coding sequence ATGTCAGCACAACTGTTACTGGTAGATGATGAACTAGGGTTAAGGGAAGCCGTGAAAGAATACTTACAAGAAAGCGGCTTTAGTGTTCAAGTTGCCAGTAACGCCCGTGAAGGTTGGGAATTGATGCAACAAAATACACCTGATTTGGTGATTTCTGATATTATGATGCCCCAGGTGGATGGCTATCAGTTTCTCAAGCAACTGCGAGATGACCCGCGGTTTCAGGCATTACCTGTAGTATTTTTAACTGCCAAAGGCATGACAGGCGATCGCATTCAAGGATATCAAGCGGGTGTTGACGCTTATCTACCCAAACCATTTGATCCTGATGAATTAATAGCCATTGTAGAAAATTTACTCACCCGTCGCACTGCTCAAGCCCCAGCGATAGGAGAAGATAGTGAAAACATGGACATTGCCAAATTAGCCCATGAAATTTCCAAAATCAAAGATTTGTTAAGTCCCAGAACTGCCATTTCCCAGACTCCACCCCCCTTTAAAATTGATTTAACCCCCAGAGAGCAAAGTGTATTAAACCTAGTAGCACAAGGGTTGATGAACAAAGAAATTGCTCGACGCTTAGAAACCAGCGTCCGCAACGTCGAAAAATACGTCAGCCGTTTATTTAGTAAAACAGGCACGAATAGCCGTACAGAACTGGTGCGTTTTGCTCTAGAACATGGACTAGCTCAGTAG
- the cbiQ gene encoding cobalt ECF transporter T component CbiQ, with protein sequence MSLKLDTLAYTNQLRQIPPAHKIIFAFTTLLLALLTHPFVQILLSLWMGIWTVVYAKIPLKIYLRLLIFASFFWLTSLPALTINMVNLANFSQIQRDLLYGLKFGSEYIYISHSGSIQAFAIFCRAFAAISCLYFLMLTVPFTEILQTLRYLKIPAILTDLLLLMYRFIFLLLNTANELWIAQNSRCGYRNWKIGMRSLAILIGQLLQRTLQQYHRFSLGLAARGMTEEFRVWHPQRYQLSKRYIIEAISGCVVLIGLELGGNAGIFTRI encoded by the coding sequence ATGAGCCTAAAATTAGATACTTTAGCTTACACCAATCAACTGCGACAAATTCCCCCAGCACATAAAATTATCTTTGCCTTTACTACGCTGTTACTTGCACTTTTAACCCATCCATTTGTACAAATTTTACTATCATTATGGATGGGTATTTGGACTGTAGTTTATGCTAAAATTCCTCTGAAAATCTATTTGCGGTTGTTAATTTTTGCTAGTTTTTTCTGGTTGACAAGTTTACCAGCATTAACAATTAATATGGTCAACCTCGCTAACTTTTCACAAATTCAAAGAGATTTATTATATGGGTTAAAGTTTGGTTCTGAATATATTTACATTAGTCACAGTGGCAGTATACAAGCTTTTGCAATTTTTTGTCGTGCCTTTGCTGCCATTTCTTGTTTATATTTCCTCATGTTAACTGTGCCATTTACAGAAATATTACAAACACTACGATACTTAAAAATTCCAGCAATTTTAACCGATTTATTATTATTAATGTATAGGTTTATTTTCCTACTTCTAAACACAGCCAATGAATTATGGATAGCACAAAATTCTCGTTGTGGCTACCGCAACTGGAAAATAGGCATGAGAAGTTTAGCAATATTAATAGGACAATTGTTACAGCGTACTTTACAACAATATCATCGTTTTTCTTTGGGATTAGCAGCAAGGGGAATGACAGAAGAATTTAGAGTCTGGCATCCCCAACGCTATCAATTATCCAAACGATATATTATTGAAGCAATTAGTGGCTGTGTAGTCTTAATAGGATTAGAATTAGGGGGAAATGCAGGAATATTTACTCGAATTTGA
- a CDS encoding energy-coupling factor ABC transporter ATP-binding protein gives MQEYLLEFEQVYYTYPGTQQSVLNGLNIKIPSGKKCALIGQNGCGKTTLFLLSNGLYKPDRGIIKWLNEPLSYHRNYLTKLRQKIGLVFQDPEQQLVASTVEEDISYGLCNLGLSPAEIQIRVEKILVEFGLNSLAEKPVHHLSLGQKKRVSIADVMVLEPQLLILDEPTAYLDIKHTRNLMNTLKKIHSNNGTTLLIATHDLDLVYRWADWVFVMDKGRLILEGTPEDVFNHYHLLEELELGLPLIYEMLFSGLSVDEKAVLERVRQRIFKDV, from the coding sequence ATGCAGGAATATTTACTCGAATTTGAACAGGTATATTATACCTATCCAGGTACACAACAATCAGTTTTAAATGGGTTAAATATCAAAATTCCTTCTGGTAAAAAGTGTGCCTTAATTGGTCAAAATGGTTGTGGTAAAACAACACTATTTTTATTATCTAATGGTTTATATAAACCTGATCGGGGAATTATCAAATGGTTGAATGAACCGTTAAGCTATCATAGAAACTATCTGACAAAATTACGGCAAAAAATTGGTTTAGTATTTCAAGATCCAGAACAGCAATTAGTCGCATCTACTGTTGAGGAAGATATATCCTATGGGTTGTGTAATTTGGGTTTATCCCCAGCGGAAATTCAAATCAGAGTCGAGAAAATATTAGTTGAATTTGGGCTAAATAGTTTAGCAGAAAAACCTGTACATCATCTCAGTTTAGGACAGAAAAAACGAGTTTCTATAGCTGATGTCATGGTATTAGAACCACAACTTTTAATACTAGATGAACCCACAGCATATTTAGATATAAAACACACTCGTAATCTGATGAATACACTGAAAAAAATTCATAGTAATAATGGCACAACTTTATTAATAGCTACCCATGATTTAGATTTAGTTTATCGTTGGGCAGATTGGGTTTTTGTCATGGATAAAGGAAGATTGATATTAGAAGGAACACCAGAGGATGTGTTTAATCACTATCATCTTTTAGAGGAGTTAGAATTAGGTTTACCATTGATATATGAAATGTTATTTTCTGGGTTATCTGTTGATGAAAAAGCCGTTTTAGAAAGGGTGCGACAACGGATATTTAAGGATGTTTAA
- a CDS encoding cytochrome ubiquinol oxidase subunit I, protein MEILSNTVALSRMQFAFTAIFHMIWPVLTTGMSIYLIVVEGLWLKTKNPTYYYHARFWSKLYLLNFGIGVASGLPMGFQFGTNWAPLSEAVGDFLGSILGFEGSMAFMLEASFLGIMMFGWDRVPPVIHYLATILVAFGANLSTFWILVANSWFQTPSGGEMVNGKFIVDDYFQAILNPFMVNSVLHMFLATLETSLFVIGGISAWYILNNRQQEFFSKSLKIVLAIAIFVAPLQVFIGHASGDQVYHYQPTKLAAMEAQWETIPAGESANWSLLASPNGKAEKNDWEISIPNGLSYILELKPKLSEPVLGLKEWKPENRPPMIPLIYYSFRLMVGIGFFLVGLMLWSIIQWLRGQLSNQNITQQKWLLRAWILSAPLGYLAIESGWIVRCVGRQPWTVYGQIRTTDAASHLEPGEVLFSLTVITLLYSVLFVSAMFFGSRIIRKGPDLNLPIPGGEIKTVIATESVSHIPDSRPLETPQ, encoded by the coding sequence ATGGAAATTTTATCTAACACTGTAGCATTATCGCGGATGCAATTTGCATTTACAGCGATTTTCCACATGATTTGGCCTGTGCTAACTACAGGTATGTCTATCTACTTAATTGTCGTGGAAGGACTATGGTTAAAAACCAAAAATCCTACTTATTATTATCATGCTCGTTTTTGGTCAAAACTGTATTTACTCAACTTTGGTATCGGAGTTGCATCAGGTTTACCAATGGGTTTTCAGTTTGGGACTAACTGGGCCCCACTATCAGAAGCGGTGGGAGATTTCTTAGGTAGTATTTTGGGATTTGAAGGCTCAATGGCATTTATGTTAGAAGCTTCTTTTTTAGGAATTATGATGTTTGGTTGGGATCGAGTTCCTCCAGTAATTCACTATTTAGCAACTATTCTCGTGGCGTTTGGGGCGAATCTTTCCACGTTTTGGATTTTAGTTGCTAATTCATGGTTTCAGACTCCTAGTGGTGGAGAAATGGTGAATGGGAAGTTTATTGTTGATGACTATTTCCAAGCAATTTTAAATCCCTTCATGGTGAATAGTGTTCTCCATATGTTTTTGGCAACTTTGGAGACTTCTCTATTTGTTATTGGGGGGATTAGTGCTTGGTATATTCTCAATAATCGCCAGCAAGAATTTTTTAGCAAATCTTTGAAAATAGTTTTAGCGATCGCAATTTTTGTCGCTCCTTTACAAGTGTTCATTGGTCATGCTAGTGGCGATCAAGTTTATCATTATCAACCCACCAAACTAGCAGCAATGGAAGCACAGTGGGAAACAATTCCCGCTGGAGAATCTGCGAATTGGAGTTTATTGGCATCTCCTAATGGCAAAGCGGAAAAAAATGATTGGGAAATTTCTATTCCCAATGGGTTAAGTTACATTTTAGAACTCAAACCTAAACTTTCTGAACCAGTTTTGGGACTCAAAGAATGGAAACCAGAAAACCGTCCACCAATGATTCCCCTCATTTATTATTCTTTCCGCTTAATGGTAGGAATCGGCTTTTTCTTAGTCGGATTAATGCTGTGGAGTATTATTCAATGGCTAAGAGGTCAACTAAGTAATCAAAATATAACTCAGCAAAAATGGTTGTTACGAGCTTGGATTTTGTCTGCACCTTTGGGCTATTTGGCAATTGAATCAGGCTGGATTGTTCGCTGTGTGGGAAGACAACCTTGGACGGTATATGGGCAAATTCGTACTACTGATGCAGCTTCTCATTTAGAACCAGGTGAAGTGTTATTTTCACTCACAGTTATTACTCTTCTTTACAGTGTGTTGTTCGTCTCAGCTATGTTTTTTGGTAGCCGCATTATTCGCAAAGGACCAGATTTGAATTTACCCATACCAGGAGGTGAGATCAAAACAGTAATTGCTACTGAATCTGTGAGTCATATTCCCGATAGTCGTCCTTTGGAAACACCGCAATAG
- the cydB gene encoding cytochrome d ubiquinol oxidase subunit II: MEALLHFLPQVWFVILGLFLFLYVLLDGFDLGVGILSLTSSDEKRRSLLMTSLGNVWDANETWLVLMAGALFGAFPLAYGTILNALYLPLMVMVVGLILRAVAFEFREHSDNKSFWNFAFGIGSFIAALFQGFALGGVLAGIKVDAAGHFTGGIWDWLSWQSLLTALTLVQGYVLIGSTYLILKTEGALQETHFRTAKLAAWTTLIGAVLITITTPIVYENARARLFHQPEVYIFAMIPVLGVLLIWLLQQSLNSKQEVAAFVYTVLIFLLTFIGLGFIAFPYIIPPTITIYQAASSPSAMVFMITFIGFLIPVMLFYNIYNYFVFRGKVVTSEEPE, encoded by the coding sequence ATGGAAGCTTTACTGCACTTTTTACCACAAGTTTGGTTTGTAATTCTGGGATTATTTCTGTTTCTTTACGTGCTTTTAGATGGTTTTGATTTAGGCGTTGGTATCCTCTCTTTGACTTCTTCTGATGAAAAACGCCGTAGTTTATTAATGACCAGTTTGGGTAATGTGTGGGATGCTAACGAAACCTGGTTAGTTTTGATGGCAGGTGCATTATTTGGAGCTTTTCCTTTAGCTTATGGAACAATTTTAAATGCCCTGTATTTGCCTTTAATGGTGATGGTTGTAGGGTTAATTTTACGGGCTGTTGCTTTTGAATTTCGGGAACATTCTGATAATAAAAGTTTCTGGAATTTTGCCTTTGGTATTGGCAGTTTTATTGCTGCTTTATTTCAAGGATTTGCTTTGGGTGGTGTATTAGCAGGAATCAAAGTTGATGCAGCCGGACATTTTACTGGGGGTATATGGGATTGGTTAAGTTGGCAATCATTACTAACAGCATTGACACTTGTACAAGGTTATGTATTGATTGGTTCAACTTACCTAATTCTCAAAACCGAGGGAGCATTACAAGAAACTCATTTTCGCACAGCTAAATTAGCTGCTTGGACAACTTTAATTGGAGCAGTTTTAATTACAATTACAACCCCAATTGTTTATGAAAATGCGAGAGCCAGATTATTTCATCAACCAGAAGTATACATTTTTGCCATGATTCCTGTTTTGGGTGTGTTGTTAATTTGGTTATTGCAACAAAGCTTAAATAGTAAACAAGAAGTGGCTGCATTTGTCTATACAGTGTTAATTTTTTTGTTGACTTTTATCGGGTTAGGATTTATTGCTTTTCCCTATATTATCCCACCCACAATTACTATTTATCAAGCAGCTTCTTCCCCCAGTGCAATGGTGTTTATGATCACTTTCATTGGGTTTTTAATTCCTGTCATGTTGTTTTATAATATCTATAACTACTTTGTGTTTAGAGGCAAGGTAGTTACTAGCGAAGAACCGGAATAA